From Callospermophilus lateralis isolate mCalLat2 chromosome 5, mCalLat2.hap1, whole genome shotgun sequence, a single genomic window includes:
- the LOC143400128 gene encoding olfactory receptor 14K1-like: MKNQTLVVEFLLLRLAEGPVLWLQAALFLMIYLMAVLENVVILLLTLIDRRLHTPMYFFLRHLSFLDLCLISATMPKSILNSFTLSDSISFLGCVLQLFLVVLLAGSEIGILTAMSYDRYVAICRPLHYEAVMRSAFCVQLMALSWINGGAFGVLYSAGTFSLEFCGSNRVHQFFCDVPALLKLTCSAEQTTIEASVAVGVCYAFSCLVCILISYVHILSTVLKIPSKQSQSKAFSTCMPHLIVVSAFLGTGAVAYLKPAADGPPVVDLLVSVFYSTVPPALNPLIYCLRNKDIQSALGKVFRRVRSSRQWEQD, from the coding sequence ATGAAGAACCAGACGCTGGTGGTGGAGTTCCTGCTCCTGAGGCTGGCTGAAGGCCCGGTGCTGTGGCTGCAGGCTGCGCTTTTCTTGATGATCTACCTCATGGCTGTGCTGGAGAATGTGGTCATCCTGCTGCTCACGCTTATTGACCGCCGTCTCCACACCCCAATGTACTTTTTCCTTAGGCATTTGTCTTTCTTGGACCTGTGTCTCATTTCTGCTACCATGCCCAAGTCCATCCTAAACTCCTTCACGCTCTCGGACTCCATCTCCTTCCTGGGGTGTGTGCTGCAGCTCTTCTTGGTGGTCCTGTTGGCTGGGTCGGAGATCGGCATCCTCACAGCCATGTcctatgaccgctatgtggccatctgccgCCCTCTGCACTATGAGGCTGTCATGAGAAGCGCTTTCTGTGTCCAGCTGATGGCCCTGTCGTGGATCAATGGGGGGGCCTTCGGAGTCTTGTACTCAGCTGGGACATTCTCTCTGGAGTTCTGTGGTTCTAATAGGGTGCATCAGTTCTTCTGTGACGTGCCTGCCCTTCTGAAGCTCACCTGCTCTGCAGAGCAAACCACCATCGAGGCCAGCGTGGCCGTCGGGGTCTGCTATGCCTTCTCGTGTTTAGTGTGCATTTTGATCTCCTATGTGCATATTTTGTCCACGGTGTTAAAGATCCCATCCAAGCAGAGCCAGTCCAAGGCCTTTTCCACCTGCATGCCTCACCTCATTGTGGTGAGCGCTTTTCTGGGAACAGGTGCAGTTGCCTATTTAAAGCCGGCGGCTGATGGGCCCCCTGTTGTAGACCTGCTGGTGTCTGTGTTCTACTCCACTGTACCTCCAGCCTTGAACCCCCTCATCTATTGCCTGAGGAACAAGGACATCCAGTCAGCTCTGGGCAAAGTCTTCAGGAGGGTTAGAAGCAGTCGGCAATGGGAACAGGACTAA
- the LOC143400179 gene encoding olfactory receptor 14A2-like, which translates to MASTANHTVGMEFYLTPFSEDQELQLAHGFLFLLIYLVALVGNLLIIVLVTVDQCLHTPMYFFLKNLSLLDACLVSVTVPNFIVSSLCHRSTISFSGCVSQVLLVTQFGGTELFVLTAMSYDRYVAICHPLHYDVIMNRGLCVQMVAVSWFLGGIFGVLYSAGTFSLSFCGSRKLPQFFCDVPSLLKISCSKSHVTIDVSVVIGVTFGLSCVLSIGFSYVYIFKTVTRMPSSQGRSRAFSTCTPHLIVVTTFIVTGVTAYLKPVPESPHPVDFLVSVLYSVMPPSLNPVIYSLRNKDVKASLWKIYGNCAVSIIGETRELVSRKHQ; encoded by the coding sequence ATGGCGTCCACAGCCAACCACACGGTGGGGATGGAGTTCTACCTCACACCATTCTCCGAGGACCAGGAGCTCCAGCTTGCACACGGCTTCCTGTTCTTGCTGATTTACCTGGTggcactggtggggaaccttctcATCATCGTCCTGGTCACCGTGGACCAGTGtctccacacccccatgtacttcttcctgaaGAACTTGTCCCTCCTGGATGCTTGCCTTGTCTCAGTCACTGTCCCCAACTTCATTGTGAGCTCCTTGTGCCACAGGAGCACCATCTCTTTCTCAGGATGTGTCTCACAGGTCTTGTTGGTGACTCAGTTTGGTGGGACTGAGCTGTTCGTCCTCACGGCCATGTcctatgaccgctatgtggccatctgccacCCCCTGCACTATGATGTCATCATGAACAGGGGGCTCTGTGTGCAGATGGTAGCTGTCTCCTGGTTCCTTGGGGGCATCTTTGGGGTCTTATACTCTGCAGGAACTTTCTCTTTATCATTTTGTGGCTCCAGAAAACTCCCACAATTTTTCTGTGATGTCCCCTCTCTGCTGAAGATTTCGTGTTCAAAGTCACATGTCACCATTGATGTTAGTGTGGTCATTGGAGTCACATTTGGACTTTCCTGTGTTCTGTCCATTGGATTTTCATACGTGTACATTTTCAAGACTGTCACAAGAATGCCATCCTCACAAGGACGGTCAAGAGCGTTCTCCACCTGCACACCCCATCTCATAGTGGTGACCACATTCATAGTGACAGGTGTCACTGCCTATTTGAAGCCAGTGCCGGAATCTCCACATCCTGTGGACTTTCTGGTGTCTGTTCTCTATTCCGTGATGCCTCCATCTTTGAACCCTGTCATAtacagcctgaggaacaaggaTGTCAAAGCCTCTCTGTGGAAGATTTATGGAAACTGTGCCGTAAGTATTATTGGGGAAACAAGAGAACTAGTTTCTAGGAAGCATCAGTGA